Proteins from a genomic interval of Pararge aegeria chromosome 26, ilParAegt1.1, whole genome shotgun sequence:
- the LOC120635322 gene encoding protein ANTAGONIST OF LIKE HETEROCHROMATIN PROTEIN 1-like isoform X2, translating into MEVEEAICVYLLLRKKERKKKRQYWVHPILRDRFTHGQFQTLYPKLRSFEPKFFNYLRMSINSFDELLEMMSKQIESNDTHMRSSVSPEEKLVITLRYLGTGCSFGELHYNFRLGKSTITGIVREVCETLWEKVTKNVMPEPSEDIWKKIAKDFEKYANFPNCIGAIDGKHIRITKPKDSGSLYYNYKTFFSIVLLALCDSNYCFTFIDIGSYGKSSDSAIFKNSAFYKRLSRARRFIECTFGILANKWRIFHRPINVNIDFAEDIIKACCVLHNFVRTRDGIQYEDTLHTAPMSNLITLHAGRGTPSSLNIRDKYANYFVNEGRVEWQDTKI; encoded by the exons ATGGAAGTCGAAGAAGCAATATGTGTGTACTTGTTGCTccgtaaaaaagaaagaaagaagaaacggCAGTATTGGGTGCATCCAATATTACGCGATCGGTTTACTCATGGTCAGTTTCAGACTTTATATCCAAAATTAAGAAGTTTTGAACCAAAATTCTTCAATTATTTGAGAATGTCGATAAATTCATTTGATGAATTATTAGAAATGATGAGTAAACAAATTGAATCTAATGATACCCATATGAGGTCAAGCGTGTCCCCAGAAGAAAAACTCGTGATCACATTAag atatCTGGGTACTGGTTGTTCCTTTGGAGAACTACATTACAACTTTCGTCTTGGCAAATCTACAATCACAGGAATTGTCCGTGAAGTATGTGAAACTCTGTGGGAAAAAGTCACAAAAAACGTCATGCCTGAACCCAGCGAAGATATATGGAAGAAAATAGCtaaagattttgaaaaatatgcaaattttccCAATTGCATAGGCGCCATAGATGGCAAGCATATAAGGATTACAAAACCCAAAGATTCGGGttctttgtattataattacaaaacttttttttccataGTACTGTTGGCACTTTGTGATAGTAACTATTGTTTTACTTTCATAGATATCGGATCTTACGGAAAAAGTAGTGATtctgcaatttttaaaaattcagcaTTTTATAAAAG gtTATCAAGAGCTCGACGTTTTATTGAATGCACTTTCGGAATTCTGGCAAACAAGTGGCGCATTTTTCATAGGCCTATAAACGTGAATATAGACTTTGCCGAAGACATAATAAAGGCCTGTTGCGTGCTACACAATTTTGTTAGAACTAGAGATGGTATACAGTATGAAGATACTTTACATACTGCGCCAATGAGTAATCTTATTACATTACATGCAGGAAGGGGTACACCATCATCATTAAACATTAGAGACAAATATGCTAATTACTTTGTGAATGAGGGTCGTGTAGAATGGCAAGACacgaaaatatga
- the LOC120635322 gene encoding protein ALP1-like isoform X1 has protein sequence MEVEEAICVYLLLRKKERKKKRQYWVHPILRDRFTHGQFQTLYPKLRSFEPKFFNYLRMSINSFDELLEMMSKQIESNDTHMRSSVSPEEKLVITLRYLGTGCSFGELHYNFRLGKSTITGIVREVCETLWEKVTKNVMPEPSEDIWKKIAKDFEKYANFPNCIGAIDGKHIRITKPKDSGSLYYNYKTFFSIVLLALCDSNYCFTFIDIGSYGKSSDSAIFKNSAFYKRLIEKSLHIPKPKPISETDPKPLPYVIVGDEAFGLSENVMRPYAGKGLSYEKKIFNYRLSRARRFIECTFGILANKWRIFHRPINVNIDFAEDIIKACCVLHNFVRTRDGIQYEDTLHTAPMSNLITLHAGRGTPSSLNIRDKYANYFVNEGRVEWQDTKI, from the exons ATGGAAGTCGAAGAAGCAATATGTGTGTACTTGTTGCTccgtaaaaaagaaagaaagaagaaacggCAGTATTGGGTGCATCCAATATTACGCGATCGGTTTACTCATGGTCAGTTTCAGACTTTATATCCAAAATTAAGAAGTTTTGAACCAAAATTCTTCAATTATTTGAGAATGTCGATAAATTCATTTGATGAATTATTAGAAATGATGAGTAAACAAATTGAATCTAATGATACCCATATGAGGTCAAGCGTGTCCCCAGAAGAAAAACTCGTGATCACATTAag atatCTGGGTACTGGTTGTTCCTTTGGAGAACTACATTACAACTTTCGTCTTGGCAAATCTACAATCACAGGAATTGTCCGTGAAGTATGTGAAACTCTGTGGGAAAAAGTCACAAAAAACGTCATGCCTGAACCCAGCGAAGATATATGGAAGAAAATAGCtaaagattttgaaaaatatgcaaattttccCAATTGCATAGGCGCCATAGATGGCAAGCATATAAGGATTACAAAACCCAAAGATTCGGGttctttgtattataattacaaaacttttttttccataGTACTGTTGGCACTTTGTGATAGTAACTATTGTTTTACTTTCATAGATATCGGATCTTACGGAAAAAGTAGTGATtctgcaatttttaaaaattcagcaTTTTATAAAAGGTTAATAGAAAAGTCATTACACATACCAAAACCTAAACCAATATCTGAAACAGATCCTAAACCATTGCCATACGTCATAGTTGGCGATGAAGCGTTTGGTTTATCCGAAAATGTAATGCGACCCTATGCAGGTAAAGGGCtatcatatgaaaaaaaaatatttaattacaggtTATCAAGAGCTCGACGTTTTATTGAATGCACTTTCGGAATTCTGGCAAACAAGTGGCGCATTTTTCATAGGCCTATAAACGTGAATATAGACTTTGCCGAAGACATAATAAAGGCCTGTTGCGTGCTACACAATTTTGTTAGAACTAGAGATGGTATACAGTATGAAGATACTTTACATACTGCGCCAATGAGTAATCTTATTACATTACATGCAGGAAGGGGTACACCATCATCATTAAACATTAGAGACAAATATGCTAATTACTTTGTGAATGAGGGTCGTGTAGAATGGCAAGACacgaaaatatga